TTTGAAGTAACAGACATTATGACCAGAGATGAATATATGCCGTTATTAAAAGCCGAAGTCAAAAAAACGTATGGTAAAAAATCAATGGAAATCGTTGAAAAGAATTTCCAAGCAATCGACAGAACGTTTGACTCTCTTCAAAAAATCGATGTCCCATCTGAATGGGCAACGATCGTTATTGAACCTGAAACCAAAGACGAATCATTGCCAAAATATGTTACAAATATTCTTCAACCGATCAATCGTCAAGAAGGTAATGAGTTGACCGTTAGAGATTTAATTGATAATGGTATGAAAACAGGAGAAATGCCGATGGGGACCGCGGCTTTTGAGAAGCGTGGGATTGCCTTAGAAGTTCCAGAGTGGCAAATGGATAAATGTACAATGTGTAACGAATGCGCTTTTGTCTGCCCTCATGCAGCAATTCGGCCGTTTTTAGCGAATGAAGAAGAAATGGAAGAAGCGCCTGCAGGGTTTGTAGCCAGAGAAATGCGGGGAGCAGATGGTTTGATGTATCGTATTCAAGTTTCTCTGGAAGATTGTACGGGTTGCGGTCTTTGTGTTCAAGCTTGTCCAGTTAAAGAAAAAGCTATTTTAATGAAACCTTACGAAGAACAAAAAGAACAAGCAATCAATTGGGCTTTTGCGATGACTTTACAGCAAAAAGAAAACCCAGTTAGAAAATTATCTGTAAAAGGTTCTCAATTCAACCAACCATTAATGGAATTTTCAGGTGCATGTGAAGGATGCGGAGAAACGCCTTACATCAAATTGTTAACACAGTTATTTGGTGACCGAATGATGATGGCAAATGCAACGGGTTGCTCGTCTATTTGGGGTGGCTCATCTCCTGTGACGCCATACACGACCAATGAATGCGGACAAGGACCTGCTTGGAGTAATTCACTATTTGAAGATAATGCTGAATATGGTTATGGAATGTATGTCGCCAATAGGACAAAACGTCAATATTTAGCGGATCAAGTAAAAGAAGCAATTGATAATAGGTTAGGATCGTATGATCTTCAAGCGTTAATGAACGATTGGTTAGCACACTATTTAGAAGGTGAAGGTACGCAACAACGGGCAACTAAACTGGCTGCGGCCTTGAGTGGAGAATACCAGACAGATCCACTTTTAGAACAAATCTATAAACAAAGTGATTTACTTGTTAAAACAAGCCAATGGATCGTCGGTGGTGACGGTTGGGCATATGATATTGGCTTTAGCGGAATTGATCATGTATTGGCAAGTGGAGCCGATGTGAATATTTTTGTCATGGATAATGAGGTTTACGCGAATACTGGCGGACAAACATCTAAAGCAACTCCGGCAGCAGCTATCGCCAAATTCTCAGCAGGTGGAAAACAAACATCTAAAAAAGATTTAGGCATGATGGCGATGACATATGGGAACGTCTATGTGGCTCAAATTGCTTTAGGCGCTAATTCAATGCAAACCATTAAAGCCATCGATGAAGCGGAACGTTATCCTGGACCATCTTTGATCATTGGCTATACGCCTTGTATTAATCATGGGGTCAAAGGGGGAATGATCGAAACCTTGTCTTTAGCGAAAGAAGCAGTTGAATCTGGTTATTGGCAATTGTATCGCTATAATCCGCAACTAATTGAAAAAGGCAAAGATCCAATGGTTATCGATTACAAAAAAGCTGATTTTTCTAAGATGCGTGATTTCCTTGAAAAACAAACACGCTTCTCTGCGCTTCATACGATTAAAGACAACCAAGAAGTGGTCGAACATCTTTTAACAAAGACTAAAGATGATGCAGAAGATCGATCAGATAACTATGTTAAATTAGTGAGTCAGATTAAAAAATAAAAAATGAGCAACTGAAATCAAACCATAACTAGGTTTGTGTCAGTTGCTTTTTTTATGATAATACCTAAAATAAAAAATTCTTTAGAAATTTCAAAAAGCGTTTACAATGTGTTATTCTTAGAGTGTTGGAATTTCAGTAAAAAATAATTTTATTAAGGAACTATACTTTTTCCAACCAGAGCTGGATATGTTCACTATGCTTTTATTTATCTAGCTTCATGGGCTAGCTCTTCAGGAAAAAGATAAAAATGGAATGTGACAAAAAGCGCCACAATCAATTTTTCCTATTTTCCAAACAGAGCAGAACGAGTCCATTACGCTTTTATTTATCTAGCTTCATGGGCTAGCTCTTCAGGAAAAAGATAAAAATGGAATGTGACAAAAAGCGCCACAATCAATTTTTCCTATTTTCCAAACAGAGCAGAACGAGTCCATTACGCTTTTATTTATCTAGCTTCATGGGCTAGCTCTTCAGGAAAAAGATAAAAATGGAATGTGACAAAAAGCGTCACAGTCAATTTTTCCTATTTTCCAAACAGAGCAGAACGAGCCCATTACGCTTTTATTTATCTAGCTTCATGGGCTAGCTCTTCAGGAAAAAGATAAAAATGGAATGTGACAAAAAGCGTCACAGTCAATTTTTCCTATTTTCCAAACAGAGCAGAACGAGCCCATTACGCTTTTATTTATCTAGCTTCATGGGCTAGCTCTTCAGGAAAAAGATAAAAATGGAATGTGACAAAAAGCGTCACAGTCAATTTTTCCTATTTTCCAAACAGAGCAGAACGAGCCCATTACGCTTTTATTATAAGGAGGATTTTCATGTTTCATTGGAAAAAACTTAAAAAAGACGATATAAAACGAGAAATACTAGCAGGGACTACTTCATTTTTTGCCATATCTTATATTATTATGGTGAATACAGTGATTTTAGCTGAGGCTGGGATGCCAAAAGAATTAACGATTTTTGGGACGATATTTATTTCTATTATTGGATCGATTTTGATGGGGTTAATAGCGGATGCGCCTATTGTCTTGACGACAGGAATGGGGGTCAATTCATTTTTTACTTATACATTAGTTCTTTCTTTAGGATTGACTTGGCAGCAAGCGCTAGCTGTTAGTTTTTGTGCAGGTGTAGTCTATTTACTGGTTGCTTTTACAAAGTTAAGTAAACTATTTGCAGAAGTTGTGCCAGAGACGTTAAAAACAGGGATTACCGTTGGAATCGGATTTTTCCTTGTGTTGATTGGTTTAGAAAAAGGTCACTTGATCTTAAGAGGAGAACATACCTTCTTACAACTCGCATCTTTAAACAATAGCTTGACCTTGTTAACACTTTTCTCACTGATTCTAACAGTTGTTTTATTTATAAAAGGAATTCAAGGTAGTTTTTTCATTGGTATTGTTGTGGTCACATTAATTGCAAATGTTTTTGGCATGGTTACACCAACGGAACATTTTTCTTTAAGTGGCTTAGGCAATTATTCTCAAGTTTTCTTACAATTAGATTTCAGTACCTTTTTTTCTAAAAGCTTTTTGCTAGGAGTCTTTGCTTTATCTATGATTTTGATTTTTGAATCAATGGGCTTACTTAAGGGCTTAATGCCAGAAGCAGATGAAAAAAAATATTTACGGGCGTATCGTGTAACTGGTTTTATCACATTACTATCTGGTATTTTTGGTACAAGCCCAACTGTGGCTGCAGCTGAAAGTGCGACAGGAATTGAAGAAGGCGGGAAAACTGGGCTTACTTCAATTACAAGCGGGATCTGTTTTTTCTTAGCTTTGTTAGCATTGCCGTTTCTATCTTATATCCCAGATTCAGCACTAGCACCAGCGATTATAATAACAGGTTTCCTAATGATTCAACAAATCAAAACGTTGCATTTTGATGATTTCAGTGACTACTTTCCTGCGATGTTAATGATCGTTTTGATTCCATTTACGATGAATATTTCGGATGGAATGGCCTTTGGGTTTGTTGCGTATCCATTGACTAAGTTGGTTGCGGGAAAAAAATCAGAACTATCGTTACCTATGTGGCTGATTTCAGGACTGTTCTTGATATATTTGATCGTCAATGTACTGATTTAAAATAAAAAACTTGCTACCTCTATTCAAAATAGAGTGAGCAAGTTTTTTTAGCCAATAATAATTTTTTCGGATGGGTATTCATAGCCAATATCGCGTGTTTCTTTTGGTACAAACAGCATCAAAGTATAAAGCATGCCGATTCGACCAATGAACATCAACAGAGCAATCATCAACTTGCCAACTATTGTTAAATCAGAGGTGATTCCTAATGATAAACCTGTCGTACCAAAAGCTGAGGCTACTTCAACAATAATGGCGATCAGTGGATGATCTTCGGTTGCGGTCAAAAATAAAACCGCAAAGAAACACATGATCAACGAAAGCATAAAGACGACAATCGATTTTTTTACATCGTCATCATCGATTCGGCGTCCGAAGACATTG
This sequence is a window from Enterococcus sp. 7F3_DIV0205. Protein-coding genes within it:
- a CDS encoding NCS2 family permease, with the protein product MFHWKKLKKDDIKREILAGTTSFFAISYIIMVNTVILAEAGMPKELTIFGTIFISIIGSILMGLIADAPIVLTTGMGVNSFFTYTLVLSLGLTWQQALAVSFCAGVVYLLVAFTKLSKLFAEVVPETLKTGITVGIGFFLVLIGLEKGHLILRGEHTFLQLASLNNSLTLLTLFSLILTVVLFIKGIQGSFFIGIVVVTLIANVFGMVTPTEHFSLSGLGNYSQVFLQLDFSTFFSKSFLLGVFALSMILIFESMGLLKGLMPEADEKKYLRAYRVTGFITLLSGIFGTSPTVAAAESATGIEEGGKTGLTSITSGICFFLALLALPFLSYIPDSALAPAIIITGFLMIQQIKTLHFDDFSDYFPAMLMIVLIPFTMNISDGMAFGFVAYPLTKLVAGKKSELSLPMWLISGLFLIYLIVNVLI
- the nifJ gene encoding pyruvate:ferredoxin (flavodoxin) oxidoreductase is translated as MKTTKTMDGNTAAAYISYAFTEVAAIYPITPSSTMAELVDEWAENGLKNIYGQKVQVIEMQSEAGAAGVVHGSLKTGALTTTYTASQGLLLMIPNMYKIAGELLPAVFHVAARAITTSALSIFGDHGDVMATRQTGFCMLAESSVQEVMDLSAVAHLASIEGSLPFVNFFDGFRTSHELQKIEVLDYTDLKEMLDQDAVERFRNRGMNPNHPTVSGTAQNPDIHFQQRETVNANYEAMPTIVQKYMKQINELRGTNYDLTDYYGVDDATEVIISMGSASPVIQQTVDFLNQQGRKVGLINIHLYRPFPTENLLEKLPKTVEKVAVLDRTKEAGADGEPLLLDVQSALYQHENRPIVIGGRYGLGSKDVTPNQIKAIYDHLLLPLNELKQRFTIGIVDDVTYRSLPQGELLDLTPNSTFQAKFWGFGSDGTVGANKQAIKIIGDNTDLYAQAYFSYDSKKSGGLTLSHLRFGEEPITSTYLVEQADFIACHNASYIHNYDLLKGLKDGGTFLLNTFWDKEKVYRLLPAKLKKYIAEHNIQFYIINAVELAREIGLGRRINTVMSTAFFEVTDIMTRDEYMPLLKAEVKKTYGKKSMEIVEKNFQAIDRTFDSLQKIDVPSEWATIVIEPETKDESLPKYVTNILQPINRQEGNELTVRDLIDNGMKTGEMPMGTAAFEKRGIALEVPEWQMDKCTMCNECAFVCPHAAIRPFLANEEEMEEAPAGFVAREMRGADGLMYRIQVSLEDCTGCGLCVQACPVKEKAILMKPYEEQKEQAINWAFAMTLQQKENPVRKLSVKGSQFNQPLMEFSGACEGCGETPYIKLLTQLFGDRMMMANATGCSSIWGGSSPVTPYTTNECGQGPAWSNSLFEDNAEYGYGMYVANRTKRQYLADQVKEAIDNRLGSYDLQALMNDWLAHYLEGEGTQQRATKLAAALSGEYQTDPLLEQIYKQSDLLVKTSQWIVGGDGWAYDIGFSGIDHVLASGADVNIFVMDNEVYANTGGQTSKATPAAAIAKFSAGGKQTSKKDLGMMAMTYGNVYVAQIALGANSMQTIKAIDEAERYPGPSLIIGYTPCINHGVKGGMIETLSLAKEAVESGYWQLYRYNPQLIEKGKDPMVIDYKKADFSKMRDFLEKQTRFSALHTIKDNQEVVEHLLTKTKDDAEDRSDNYVKLVSQIKK